One part of the Chryseobacterium sp. 7 genome encodes these proteins:
- a CDS encoding efflux RND transporter periplasmic adaptor subunit, which translates to MYFKTVIICIAATLFAVSCSKDKEKNNKRDKEVPVLEIKEKDTLVSNQFVTDIQAKKNVEMRSRIGGIIQHIYVNEGQFVHQGQALFKINDAELQMELLKANATLKQTEADVRIAEVELKQIQSLHAKKFVANNELEMVKAKLSSAKAKHAFADAEKITVLQKISFTRITAPFDGVIDVIPHKDGSLVENGTLLTTLSQLNEVYAYFSIPENLYFELLANDKIGSHQKIELTLPNGVNYQFNGALKTAEGEIDRTTGSIRYKVLFPNPDRLIKHGTSGKLIISEQQNNAILIPQKSTFSIQDKTYVFVVDQQNKVKMTNIKIGTTLRDSYMVESGLKKGDLIIYEGTQSLKDGDIIKIKKKY; encoded by the coding sequence ATGTATTTTAAAACTGTAATAATTTGCATAGCTGCAACATTATTCGCTGTGTCATGCAGTAAAGACAAGGAGAAAAATAATAAAAGAGATAAAGAAGTTCCCGTACTGGAAATCAAAGAAAAAGATACACTGGTGAGCAACCAGTTTGTCACTGATATCCAGGCTAAAAAAAATGTTGAAATGCGTTCCAGAATCGGAGGCATTATACAGCATATTTATGTCAACGAGGGGCAGTTTGTGCATCAGGGACAGGCTTTATTCAAAATCAATGATGCGGAACTGCAGATGGAGCTTTTGAAGGCAAATGCCACATTAAAGCAGACTGAGGCAGACGTTCGTATTGCAGAAGTAGAATTGAAACAGATTCAGAGTCTTCATGCTAAAAAATTTGTTGCTAATAATGAACTTGAAATGGTGAAGGCCAAGTTGTCTTCCGCTAAAGCAAAACATGCTTTCGCCGATGCCGAAAAAATAACCGTTCTTCAGAAAATAAGCTTTACGAGAATCACAGCACCTTTTGATGGGGTAATTGACGTGATTCCTCATAAAGACGGAAGTTTGGTGGAAAATGGTACGCTATTGACCACACTTTCCCAATTGAACGAAGTGTATGCCTATTTCTCCATTCCTGAAAACTTATATTTTGAGCTTTTGGCCAATGATAAAATCGGAAGCCATCAGAAGATTGAACTGACGTTACCAAATGGAGTTAATTACCAGTTCAACGGAGCTTTGAAAACTGCTGAAGGAGAAATCGACAGAACTACTGGTTCCATTCGATATAAAGTGCTTTTCCCGAATCCTGACCGTCTGATCAAACACGGAACTTCCGGGAAACTTATTATTTCAGAACAGCAGAACAATGCGATTCTTATTCCACAGAAATCTACATTTTCCATTCAGGATAAAACCTATGTTTTTGTAGTGGATCAACAGAATAAAGTGAAAATGACCAATATTAAGATCGGAACTACCTTAAGAGATTCTTATATGGTAGAAAGCGGTCTTAAAAAAGGAGATTTAATCATTTATGAAGGGACTCAGTCTTTGAAAGACGGTGATATTATCAAAATCAAAAAGAAATATTAA
- a CDS encoding efflux RND transporter permease subunit — protein sequence MVEMFIRRKVLSLVISILFVLLGIMALLKMPITQFPDIVPPSVTVTAKYTGANAEVSANAVALPLERAINGVPGMTYMSTVTSNDGLTLIQVFFEVGTDPDVAAVNVQNRVTTILDELPEEVIRAGVTTEKEVNSMLMYLNITSTDPSQDEQFIYNFTDINVLQELKRIDGVGRAEIMGQKEYSMRVWLDPQKMAAYSISADEVITSLQKQNISAAPGKVGETSGKTSSQLQYVIKYKGKFFEPKQYEEVPIRSDVDGTILKLKDIAKVEFGAMNYGMVSKTDGRPSASIMMKQRPGSNASEVIESVKAKMEELKVTSFPPGMEYNMAYDVSRFLDASISAVLTTLIEAFILVGIVVFIFLQDWRSTLIPVLAVPVALVGTFAFMNMLDFSVNLLTLFALVLAIGIVVDNAIVVVEAVHVKMEEGMNAMDATISATKEIAGAVVAITIVMSAVFIPVAFLDGPVGVFYRQFSLTLAISIVISGVNALTLTPALCAIILKPHNHHKKKTIIDRAFQSFNTGFERLTNGYVGILSKFATRTTVTFGLLFLFVGLTFVTSKFLPTGFIPMEDQGMVYISVTTPQGATVERTEKVLDEVTVIAKKIKGVENVTTLAGYSIVTEIAGSSYGMAMINLKDWKERNISVNDLIAELSDKTKSIADAQIEIFAPPTVPGFGNTSGFELRLLDRTGGTIENTDKITKDFVKKLNEAPELQNNFTSFDATFPQYMINVDYDMAAKKGVSVDNAMSTLQTMLGSYYATNFIRFSQMYKVMVQASPEHRDTPESILNLYLKNDKGEMVPFSTFITIEKVYGPEVLTRYNMYMSAMINGEPADGYSSGDAIEAVERVAKEVLPRGFDIEWSGMTREEILSGNQTVYIFAICLLFVYLLLAAQYESFLLPMPVLLSLPTGIFGSYIALVLMGLDNNIYAQVALVMLIGLLAKNAILIVEFAVARNKQGFDIIPAAIEGARQRLRPILMTSFAFVAGLIPLCIASGAGAIGNRSIGTAAAGGMLIGTIFGLVVIPGLYIFFAKLENKKKDEKIKS from the coding sequence ATGGTAGAAATGTTTATAAGACGAAAGGTCCTTTCGTTGGTTATTTCCATATTGTTTGTTTTACTGGGAATTATGGCTTTATTGAAGATGCCGATCACTCAGTTTCCTGATATTGTACCGCCTTCAGTAACGGTTACTGCAAAATATACAGGAGCAAATGCTGAAGTGTCTGCCAATGCGGTAGCCCTTCCTTTGGAACGTGCGATTAATGGAGTACCGGGAATGACTTATATGTCTACGGTGACTTCTAATGACGGTCTTACCCTTATTCAGGTTTTCTTTGAAGTGGGAACAGACCCGGATGTAGCGGCGGTAAACGTTCAGAATAGAGTAACGACAATTTTGGATGAACTTCCTGAAGAAGTAATCAGAGCCGGTGTAACTACTGAAAAAGAGGTGAACAGTATGCTGATGTACCTCAATATCACCAGTACAGATCCGAGCCAGGATGAGCAGTTCATCTATAACTTTACGGATATTAATGTTCTCCAGGAACTAAAACGTATTGATGGGGTAGGACGTGCTGAAATCATGGGACAGAAAGAATATTCCATGAGAGTGTGGCTGGATCCACAGAAAATGGCAGCTTACAGTATTTCGGCAGATGAAGTTATCACTTCTTTGCAAAAACAGAATATTTCCGCAGCACCCGGAAAAGTGGGTGAAACTTCTGGTAAAACCTCCAGCCAGCTTCAGTATGTCATCAAATATAAAGGAAAGTTTTTTGAGCCTAAACAATATGAAGAAGTCCCGATCAGATCTGATGTGGATGGAACTATTTTAAAGCTTAAGGATATTGCCAAAGTAGAGTTTGGTGCCATGAACTACGGAATGGTTTCCAAAACAGACGGAAGACCTTCTGCATCGATCATGATGAAGCAGCGCCCCGGTTCCAACGCCTCTGAAGTTATTGAAAGTGTAAAAGCAAAAATGGAAGAATTGAAAGTCACTTCTTTCCCTCCCGGAATGGAGTATAACATGGCTTATGATGTTTCCAGATTCCTTGACGCTTCTATCAGTGCGGTACTGACAACCCTTATCGAAGCCTTTATTCTGGTAGGAATTGTCGTATTTATATTCCTTCAGGACTGGCGTTCCACATTGATTCCTGTGCTGGCAGTTCCGGTAGCTTTGGTAGGAACATTTGCCTTCATGAATATGCTGGATTTCTCTGTCAATCTTTTGACATTGTTCGCACTGGTTCTTGCCATCGGGATTGTGGTGGATAATGCCATTGTCGTCGTTGAAGCCGTCCATGTGAAAATGGAAGAGGGGATGAATGCTATGGATGCCACCATTAGTGCCACCAAAGAAATTGCGGGAGCGGTAGTAGCGATTACGATTGTAATGTCTGCCGTATTTATTCCTGTAGCGTTTCTGGATGGTCCAGTAGGAGTATTTTACCGTCAGTTTTCATTAACATTGGCCATCAGTATTGTAATTTCCGGAGTGAATGCATTGACGCTTACGCCCGCACTTTGTGCGATTATTTTAAAGCCTCATAATCATCATAAAAAGAAAACCATCATCGACAGGGCTTTTCAAAGTTTTAATACAGGATTTGAAAGACTGACCAATGGCTATGTAGGTATTTTATCAAAATTTGCCACAAGAACTACCGTTACTTTCGGATTACTGTTTTTATTTGTTGGGCTTACTTTTGTGACCAGTAAATTTCTGCCGACAGGGTTTATTCCGATGGAAGACCAGGGAATGGTATATATAAGTGTTACAACTCCACAGGGAGCAACGGTAGAAAGAACAGAAAAAGTACTGGATGAAGTGACTGTTATTGCCAAAAAAATTAAAGGAGTAGAAAATGTAACCACACTTGCAGGATACAGTATCGTAACAGAAATTGCAGGTTCTTCTTACGGAATGGCAATGATTAACCTTAAAGACTGGAAAGAAAGAAATATTTCAGTAAATGATCTTATTGCAGAACTTTCAGACAAAACAAAAAGCATTGCAGATGCTCAGATTGAAATTTTTGCACCGCCGACTGTTCCCGGTTTCGGTAATACCAGTGGTTTTGAATTGCGTTTGCTCGACAGAACCGGAGGTACCATCGAAAATACAGATAAGATCACGAAGGACTTTGTTAAAAAATTAAACGAAGCGCCCGAGTTGCAGAACAACTTTACCAGCTTTGATGCTACTTTCCCGCAATACATGATCAATGTAGATTATGATATGGCAGCGAAGAAAGGAGTATCGGTAGACAACGCAATGTCTACATTACAAACCATGCTGGGATCATATTACGCCACGAATTTTATCCGGTTCAGCCAGATGTACAAGGTAATGGTACAGGCAAGTCCGGAACACAGAGATACCCCGGAAAGCATTCTGAATTTATATTTAAAAAATGATAAAGGCGAAATGGTTCCTTTCTCAACATTCATCACTATTGAGAAAGTATATGGACCTGAAGTTTTGACGAGATATAATATGTATATGTCTGCCATGATCAACGGAGAGCCTGCAGACGGTTACAGCTCCGGAGATGCCATTGAAGCTGTAGAACGGGTAGCCAAAGAGGTATTACCAAGAGGATTTGATATTGAGTGGTCAGGAATGACAAGAGAAGAGATCTTATCAGGAAACCAGACCGTTTACATCTTCGCAATATGCCTTTTGTTCGTGTATCTCTTACTGGCAGCACAATACGAAAGCTTTCTTCTTCCAATGCCCGTATTATTAAGCCTTCCGACAGGAATCTTCGGTTCTTACATCGCATTGGTATTGATGGGATTGGACAATAATATTTATGCACAGGTCGCATTAGTCATGCTGATCGGGCTTCTGGCCAAAAATGCCATTCTGATTGTAGAATTTGCGGTAGCAAGAAACAAACAGGGATTTGATATCATTCCGGCCGCTATTGAAGGGGCAAGGCAACGTCTGAGACCTATTCTGATGACCTCTTTTGCCTTCGTAGCGGGACTTATTCCTCTATGCATTGCATCAGGAGCAGGAGCTATTGGTAACCGCTCCATTGGTACCGCTGCAGCTGGAGGAATGTTGATCGGAACTATATTCGGACTGGTGGTGATTCCCGGACTGTATATATTCTTTGCAAAACTTGAAAATAAGAAGAAAGATGAAAAGATTAAATCATAG